A genomic window from Anguilla rostrata isolate EN2019 chromosome 14, ASM1855537v3, whole genome shotgun sequence includes:
- the si:busm1-57f23.1 gene encoding uncharacterized protein si:busm1-57f23.1, whose amino-acid sequence MYWRSTYRSHFRERSAPRGLVKNSWAEIQAASIQSRSLCRRRTAGTMGLHAFTLLLLTSSLCISNGDQPVEEELTTPRDEQPLGGSYKLHPHSAEVQRVAKKAVEDFNQRSESDFRLLSVTSAEYRVTNVINYKIDAVIGKTKCPESEGPDLESCVLERKMWQRKCNFEVTFDPRDDTYGFFQPSCE is encoded by the exons ATGTATTGGCGCAGCACATACCGTTCTCATTTTCGGGAAAGGAGTGCACCTCGCGGGTTGGTAAAAAATTCCTGGGCTGAAATACAGGCCGCCTCAATTCAGTCGCGTTCCCTGTGCAGACGACGGACTGCTGGCACCATGGGTCTCCACGCTTTTACGCTCCTTTTGCTAACTTCCTCGCTTTGTATTTCAAACGGGGACCAGCCAGTGGAAGAAGAACTTACCACACCAA GGGACGAGCAACCTCTCGGTGGATCATATAAACTACATCCTCACAGCGCTGAAGTCCAGCGCGTGGCCAAGAAAGCAGTGGAGGACTTCAACCAAAGATCCGAATCAGACTTCAGACTTCTCAGTGTCACATCTGCTGAGTACCgg gTTACAAACGTGATAAACTACAAGATAGATGCTGTGATTGGAAAGACAAAATGCCCTGAATCTGAAGGTCCTGACCTGGAATCCTGTGTTTTGGAAAGAAAG atgTGGCAGCGAAAATGTAACTTTGAAGTTACTTTCGATCCTCGGGATGACACATATGGCTTTTTTCAGCCCTCCTGCGAGTAA
- the rassf6 gene encoding ras association domain-containing protein 6 isoform X1, which produces MNSRQSSVVRIGERRSLSRAEVLSLLNTYNCFLKDKPNLQLNVDEEGGMVTVEGFLVISWGVRRPIRLKIQDEKQVLSLAAQKSPDPISPLGSKRGMTRWGEYDDLLNIDEMAELKLDTPAAPTNHNTVCTVYESNTMRLPKKNSELEEASNLFRTMSDASLVKKRVKTRTAAERQQAEQHRFSINGHFYNYKTSIFTPSFGTPTNVRINSKMTTHEVIAQLLQKFKMENDPHEFALYCIHQSGERRKLSDSDLPLWERVLHGPSESIMKIFLMDRDEQEVSNDVAQYLNFELPILEGILQRLREEESREIQRICSKYTQQHKLLSQCLGSKPKTETTV; this is translated from the exons ATGAATTCAAGACAGTCATCTGTTGTCCGAATTGGAGAGAGGAGATCACTTTCCAG GGCTGAGGTTTTATCTTTGCTCAACACATAtaactgctttttaaaagatAAGCCAAATCTACAGCTAAATGTTGATGAG GAAGGAGGCATGGTGACAGTAGAGGGTTTCCTGGTCATCTCCTGGGGCGTACGGAGACCCATCCGCTTGAAAATACAAGACGAAAAGCAAgtcctctctctcgctgctcAAAAGTCACCAGACCCTATCAGTCCTTTGGGAAGTAAGAG AGGAATGACGCGTTGGGGGGAATACGATGACCTTCTTAACATAGATGAAATGGCAGAACTGAAACTGGACACTCCAGCCGCACCCACTAACCACAATACAG TTTGCACAGTATACGAGAGCAACACAATGAGACTCCCGAAAAAGAATTCCGAATTGGAGGAAGCCTCGAACCTCTTCCGCACCATGAGCGACGCCTCTCTGGTGAAGAAGAGGGTGAAAACCAGGACAGCGGCGGAGAGGCAGCAGGCCGAACAGCACCGCTTCTCCATCAATGGACATTTCTACAATTACAAG ACCTCTATCTTTACTCCTTCCTTTGGGACGCCCACCAACGTACGAATCAATAGCAAGATGACAACCCACGAGGTCATAGCGCAGTTACTTCAGAAGTTCAAG ATGGAGAATGATCCACACGAGTTTGCCTTGTACTGCATTCATCAAAGTGGTG AGAGGAGAAAGCTGAGCGACTCAGACCTACCTCTGTGGGAGCGGGTTCTTCACGGCCCTTCGGAAAGCATaatgaagatttttttaatggacagaGATGAGCAGGAAGTCAGCAATGAT GTTGCACAGTATCTGAATTTCGAGCTGCCTATTCTGGAAGGAATCCTTCAGAGAttgagagaagaagagagcagagagataCAAAGAATCTGTTCAAA gtacacacagcagcacaaactCCTCTCACAGTGCCTGGgatcaaagccaaaaacagaaaCTACTGTGTAG
- the rassf6 gene encoding ras association domain-containing protein 6 isoform X2 — translation MNSRQSSVVRIGERRSLSRAEVLSLLNTYNCFLKDKPNLQLNVDEEGGMVTVEGFLVISWGVRRPIRLKIQDEKQVLSLAAQKSPDPISPLGSKRGMTRWGEYDDLLNIDEMAELKLDTPAAPTNHNTVCTVYESNTMRLPKKNSELEEASNLFRTMSDASLVKKRVKTRTAAERQQAEQHRFSINGHFYNYKTSIFTPSFGTPTNVRINSKMTTHEVIAQLLQKFKMENDPHEFALYCIHQSGERRKLSDSDLPLWERVLHGPSESIMKIFLMDRDEQEVSNDVAQYLNFELPILEGILQRLREEESREIQRICSK, via the exons ATGAATTCAAGACAGTCATCTGTTGTCCGAATTGGAGAGAGGAGATCACTTTCCAG GGCTGAGGTTTTATCTTTGCTCAACACATAtaactgctttttaaaagatAAGCCAAATCTACAGCTAAATGTTGATGAG GAAGGAGGCATGGTGACAGTAGAGGGTTTCCTGGTCATCTCCTGGGGCGTACGGAGACCCATCCGCTTGAAAATACAAGACGAAAAGCAAgtcctctctctcgctgctcAAAAGTCACCAGACCCTATCAGTCCTTTGGGAAGTAAGAG AGGAATGACGCGTTGGGGGGAATACGATGACCTTCTTAACATAGATGAAATGGCAGAACTGAAACTGGACACTCCAGCCGCACCCACTAACCACAATACAG TTTGCACAGTATACGAGAGCAACACAATGAGACTCCCGAAAAAGAATTCCGAATTGGAGGAAGCCTCGAACCTCTTCCGCACCATGAGCGACGCCTCTCTGGTGAAGAAGAGGGTGAAAACCAGGACAGCGGCGGAGAGGCAGCAGGCCGAACAGCACCGCTTCTCCATCAATGGACATTTCTACAATTACAAG ACCTCTATCTTTACTCCTTCCTTTGGGACGCCCACCAACGTACGAATCAATAGCAAGATGACAACCCACGAGGTCATAGCGCAGTTACTTCAGAAGTTCAAG ATGGAGAATGATCCACACGAGTTTGCCTTGTACTGCATTCATCAAAGTGGTG AGAGGAGAAAGCTGAGCGACTCAGACCTACCTCTGTGGGAGCGGGTTCTTCACGGCCCTTCGGAAAGCATaatgaagatttttttaatggacagaGATGAGCAGGAAGTCAGCAATGAT GTTGCACAGTATCTGAATTTCGAGCTGCCTATTCTGGAAGGAATCCTTCAGAGAttgagagaagaagagagcagagagataCAAAGAATCTGTTCAAAgtga